CGTGGGCGTCACGCTCGCCGTATTCGGCTACGCGCACGTGCCGCTCAATCTGTTCAACTGGCTCGCGTTGATGCTCGTGCTCGGCGTTGGCGCAAACTATGCCGTGTTCCTGCGCGAAGGCTGCCTGCGCGCGGACGCGGATCTCGGCGCGGTGTGGACCGGCGTGCTGCTGTCGGCGGCCACCACGCTGTTGTCGTTCGGCATGCTCGGCATGAGCGCAATGCCGGCACTGAAGAGTTTCGGCGCGACGCTCGCGCTCGGCATCGCGGTATCGGTATTGCTCGCGCCGATCGGCATGCCATCGGAATCAAGGAGGGCCGCATGAAAGCGCCATCAGTTTATTTGCACGCGCTCGGTATGATCAACGCGCTCGGCGGCGACCTCGACAGCATTGTCCCGGCGCTCGCTGCCGGCCGCTCGCCGGGTATGGCGAACGCGCACACGGGGATCGGCGAAGCGTTCGTCGGCAGCGTGCTCGCGCCTCTGGAGCTGGCGCCGCCGGCCGAACTTGCCCGTTACGACTGCCGCAATAACCGCCTGCTGCTCGCCGCGCTGGCGCAGATCGCGCCCGCCGTCGATGCAGCGCGCGAGCGCTATGGCGTGTATCGCATCGGTGTGGTGCTCGGCACCAGCACGTCGGGCATCGAGGCCGCTGAGGCCGCGTTCGTGTATCAGGCCCAAGCGGGCGATCTGCCCGCGAACTTCAACTATCGGCAAATGGAAATCGGCACCGCCGCGCCGTTCGCCGCCGCCGTACTCGGCGTGCATGGTCCGGCGTTCACCATTTCGACCGCGTGCACGTCGAGCGCGAAGGCCTTCGCGTCCGCGCGCCGGCTGCTGCAATTGCAACTGTGCGACGCCGTCGTGGTGGGCGGCGTCGATTCGCTGTGCGAGTTGACGGTGCAAGGTTTCGCCTCGCTTGAATCGACCAGCAACGTGCGCAGCAATCCGATGAGCCGCAATCGTTGCGGAATCAATGTCGGCGAAGGCGCGGCCGTGTTCCTCATGAGCCGCGACGAAGCGGCGGTGCGGCTCGCGGGCGTCGGCGAATCGAGCGACGCGCATCACATCTCGTCACCGGACCCGCAAGGCTTGGGCGGCGAACTCGCGCTGCGCGCGGCGCTTGCCGATGCGGGCATCGAACCGTCTGCGATCGGCTATGTGAATCTGCACGCCACCGCGACGCGCAAGAACGACGAGATGGAAGCCGGTTTGATGTCGCGGGTGTTTCCGCAAGGCGTGGCGACGAGCGGCACCAAGCCGTTGACCGGCCACCAGCTCGGCGCGGCGGGCGCCACCGAACTCGGCTTCACGTGGCTTTCGCTGGCGCATGACAACGTGCCGCTGCCGAGGCATCTGTGGGACGGCGAGGCCGATCCCGCGCTGCCGGCGCTGGACCTGGTTGTTAGCGAGCGCTTTATGCCGCAAGGCGGCGCGCAATACGCGATGAGCAACTCGTTTGCTTTCGGCGGCAGCAATGTCAGCCTTGTCCTTGCCCGATGAGTCGCCCGATGAGCTCGACGCCCTCCGTTGACGAACTGGTCCACCAGCCGATCGAAGCGATCATCCCGCATCGCGGCACCATGCTGCTGATCGACGCCGTCGACACGTTCAGCGAAGAAACGCTCACCGCGCGCGCCACGGTGCGCGCCGACGCCTGGCATGCCGACGCCGACGGCGCGATGCCCGCGTGGATCGGCATCGAACTGATGGCGCAGGCGATCGCCGCGCACGTCGCGTTGCTGGCCATGCGCGGCGGCGGCCGCGCGCGGCCCGGCGTGCTGCTCGGCTCGCGCAGCTACAAGGCATTGCAGCCGTCGTTCGCTAGCGGCGCGCAGTTGTCGATCCATGTCACGGAACTGCTGCGCAGCGAAGAAGGCCACGGCGCCTACGAATGCACCATCCGGCACGGCGACGCGGTTTGCGCCGAAGCCGTCATCAAGGTTTTTCAACCGCGCGACTTTCAATCATTCATCGAAGGGAGTTTCAGTCCATGAGCCGGCGTGTTCTCGTTACCGGCGCAAGCCGCGGCATCGGCCGCGCGATTGCGTACAAGTTGGCCGCCGACGGCTTCGCGGTGTCCGTGCATTGCCGCACGGGACGCAGCGAAGCCGATGCGGTGGCGACGGGCATCGCCGCACAGGGCGGCACGGCGCGCGTGCTGCAATTCGACGTGCGCGAGCGTGCGGTATGCCGCGAAGTGCTCGAAGCGGACGTCGCGGCGAATGGCCCTTACTACGGCATCGTGTGCAGCGCGGGCGTGACCCGTGACGCAGCGTTCCCCGCGCTCACCGAAGAAGATTGGGACATCGTGATCGAAACCGGTCTCGACTCGTTCTATAACGTCGTGCATCCGTTGACCATGCCGATGGTGCGCGCCCGCAAGGGCGGCCGCATCGTCACGATCGCTTCGGTGTCCGGCGTGATGGGCAATCGCGGCCAGGTCAACTACAGTGCGGCGAAAGCCGGCCTGATCGGCGCGAGCAAGGCGCTCGCCGTCGAACTGGCGTCGCGCAACATCACCGTCAATTGCGTGGCGCCGGGTCTGATCGAGACCGGCATGCTCGACGAAATGCCGCTCGAGCAGGCGCTCAAGACGGTGCCGATGAACCGCGTCGGCCAGCCTGCCGAAGTGGCGTCCGTGGTCAGCTTCCTGATGTCGGATGCGGCCTCGTATGTCACGCGTCAGGTGATCGGCGTCAACGGCGGGATGATCTGATGAAACGTGTCGTCATAACCGGCATGGGCGGCGTCACGGCGTTTGGCGATAGCTGGGACGTCATCGAAACGCGCTTGAGAAGCGGCGTGAACGCCGTGCGCCGCATGCCCGAGTGGGATTACTTCGAATCGCTGCATACGCGGCTGGCGTGTCCGCTGCCGGGTTTCACCGCGCCCGCGCACTATCCGCGCAAGAAGACGCGTTCGATGGGTCCGGTGTCCATGTACTCGGTGCGCGCCAGTGAACTGGCGCTCGCCGACGCCGGCCTCGCCGACGACACCACCATCAAGGACGGCCGCATGGGCGTCGCGTATGGTTCGTCGTCGGGCTCGGTGCAGCCGATCCACGCGTTCGGCACGATGCTCGAAACCGGTTCGATGAGCGACGTCACGTCGAACAGCTACGTGCAGATGATGCCGCATACCACCGCGGTCAACGTCAGCCTGTTCTGGGATCTGAAAGGGCGGATCATTCCGACCTCGTGCGCGTGCGCCTCGGGCAGCCAGGCGATCGGCTACGCGTATGAAGCGATCCAGGCGGGCAAGCAGACGCTGATGCTGGCCGGCGGCGCGGAGGAACTGTCGGGGCCGGCGGTCGCCGTGTTCGACACGCTGTACGCCACCAGCACGCGCAACGACGAACCGCATCTGACGCCGCGTCCATTCGACGCCGCGCGTGACGGCCTCGTGGTCGGCGAAGGCGCGGCCACGCTGGTGCTCGAGGAATACGAACATGCGGTGGCGCGCGGTGCGCGGATTCACGCGGAGATTGTCGGCTTCGGCTGCAACTCGGACGGCGCGCATATGACCCAGCCGACCGCCGAAACCATGGCGCTCGCGATGCAGCTCGCGCTCGACGACGCCCAACTGCCGCCCGAAGCGATCGAGTATGTGAACGCGCACGGCACCTCGACGGATCGCGGCGACATTGCCGAAAGTCATGCGACCGCGCAGACCTTCGGCGCGCGCATGCCGATCAGTTCGCTCAAGAGCTATGTCGGCCACACGCTCGGCGCGTGCGGCGCGCTCGAAGCATGGTGGACCATCGAGATGATGAAGCGCAACTGGTATGCGCCGACCTTGAATCTGGAGAATGTCGACCCGGCTTGCGCGCCGCTCGATTACATCGTCGGCACGGGGCGTGAGATCGACGCCGGCTACGTGATGAGCAACAACTTCGCGTTCGGCGGCATCAACACGTCGCTGATTTTCAGGCGCGTTCGATGAGCATGGCGTTGCAACGCGTGGTCGTGACCGGCATGGGCATCGTGTCGTGTCTCGGCAATACGCTCGATGAAGTCTCCGCTGCCTTGCGCACGGGCCGCTCGCGCATCGAGCGGATCGACGCGTGGCGCGAGCGTGGTTTCGCCTCGCAGGTCGCGGGCGTCGCCTCGGTCGCGCACGAGCCGCCGTTCGAGCGCAAGCTCGAACGCTTCATGGGCGATACCGCGCGGTTTGCCTGTCATGCCGCGCGCAAGGCGATCAGCGACGCCGGGCTCGACGCCGCGCAGTTGTGCTCGCCGCGTGCGGGCACGGTGATCGGTTCGGGCGTCGGCAACATGCTGAGCTACGACGCGGCCATGGCAGTCGCCAACGCGCGCGGCGTCGAGAAAGTGCCGCCCTACGTCGTGCCGCATGCGATGAGCAGCACCGCGTCGGCCAATGTCGCGCAGGTGTTCGGGCTCGAAGGCGTCAGCTATTCGCCGTCGTCGGCGTGCACGACTTCGGCGCTCGCGATCGGCCAGGCGATGCAGCTGATTCAGACCGGCCGTCAGCAGATCGTGCTCGCCGGCGGCAGCGAGTCGCTGCACGACAACATGACGCTGATGTTCGACGCGATGGGCGCGTTGTCGCGCCGCTTCAACGATACGCCGAAGCGGGCCTCGCGACCCTACGACACGCAGCGCGACGGTTTCGTGATCGCCTCCGGCGGCGGCGTGCTCGTGCTCGAAGCGCTCGATCACGCGCTTGCACGCGGCGCGCGCATCCACGCCGAACTCACCGGCTTCGGCGACTGCACGGATAGCGCCGGCATGGTCACGCCGCGCGCGGCGGGGATTGCGCGGGCCATGCGCGGCGCGCTGCACGAAGCGGGCAAGCGGCCCGACTACGTCAACACGCACGCGCCGTCGACCCCGCTCGGCGACCTGGAAGAACTGCACGCTTTGAAAGAAGTGTTCGGCGCGGCGTTCGACCGTCGCGTGCCGGCATTTTCGTCGACCAAGGGGATGACGGGGCATCCGCTCGGCGCGTGCGGCGCGCACGAGGCGATCTACACGCTGTTGATGATGCGCGACGGTTTCATCGCGGGCACGGCGGACATCGACACGCCGGAGCCGGCTCTCGACGGCATGCCGCTCGTGCGCACGACGCGCGAGGCGCGCATCGGCACGGCGATGTCGGTTTCATACGGGTTCGGCGGCAGTTGCGCGAGCCTGATGTTCGAAGCATGGCAGGGCGGCTGAAACGGCCGCGACCCAAAAAAATGAA
The nucleotide sequence above comes from Paraburkholderia sp. FT54. Encoded proteins:
- a CDS encoding beta-ketoacyl-[acyl-carrier-protein] synthase family protein: MKAPSVYLHALGMINALGGDLDSIVPALAAGRSPGMANAHTGIGEAFVGSVLAPLELAPPAELARYDCRNNRLLLAALAQIAPAVDAARERYGVYRIGVVLGTSTSGIEAAEAAFVYQAQAGDLPANFNYRQMEIGTAAPFAAAVLGVHGPAFTISTACTSSAKAFASARRLLQLQLCDAVVVGGVDSLCELTVQGFASLESTSNVRSNPMSRNRCGINVGEGAAVFLMSRDEAAVRLAGVGESSDAHHISSPDPQGLGGELALRAALADAGIEPSAIGYVNLHATATRKNDEMEAGLMSRVFPQGVATSGTKPLTGHQLGAAGATELGFTWLSLAHDNVPLPRHLWDGEADPALPALDLVVSERFMPQGGAQYAMSNSFAFGGSNVSLVLAR
- a CDS encoding hotdog family protein — its product is MSSTPSVDELVHQPIEAIIPHRGTMLLIDAVDTFSEETLTARATVRADAWHADADGAMPAWIGIELMAQAIAAHVALLAMRGGGRARPGVLLGSRSYKALQPSFASGAQLSIHVTELLRSEEGHGAYECTIRHGDAVCAEAVIKVFQPRDFQSFIEGSFSP
- a CDS encoding 3-ketoacyl-ACP reductase FabG2, encoding MSRRVLVTGASRGIGRAIAYKLAADGFAVSVHCRTGRSEADAVATGIAAQGGTARVLQFDVRERAVCREVLEADVAANGPYYGIVCSAGVTRDAAFPALTEEDWDIVIETGLDSFYNVVHPLTMPMVRARKGGRIVTIASVSGVMGNRGQVNYSAAKAGLIGASKALAVELASRNITVNCVAPGLIETGMLDEMPLEQALKTVPMNRVGQPAEVASVVSFLMSDAASYVTRQVIGVNGGMI
- a CDS encoding beta-ketoacyl-ACP synthase, whose product is MKRVVITGMGGVTAFGDSWDVIETRLRSGVNAVRRMPEWDYFESLHTRLACPLPGFTAPAHYPRKKTRSMGPVSMYSVRASELALADAGLADDTTIKDGRMGVAYGSSSGSVQPIHAFGTMLETGSMSDVTSNSYVQMMPHTTAVNVSLFWDLKGRIIPTSCACASGSQAIGYAYEAIQAGKQTLMLAGGAEELSGPAVAVFDTLYATSTRNDEPHLTPRPFDAARDGLVVGEGAATLVLEEYEHAVARGARIHAEIVGFGCNSDGAHMTQPTAETMALAMQLALDDAQLPPEAIEYVNAHGTSTDRGDIAESHATAQTFGARMPISSLKSYVGHTLGACGALEAWWTIEMMKRNWYAPTLNLENVDPACAPLDYIVGTGREIDAGYVMSNNFAFGGINTSLIFRRVR
- a CDS encoding beta-ketoacyl synthase N-terminal-like domain-containing protein; the protein is MSMALQRVVVTGMGIVSCLGNTLDEVSAALRTGRSRIERIDAWRERGFASQVAGVASVAHEPPFERKLERFMGDTARFACHAARKAISDAGLDAAQLCSPRAGTVIGSGVGNMLSYDAAMAVANARGVEKVPPYVVPHAMSSTASANVAQVFGLEGVSYSPSSACTTSALAIGQAMQLIQTGRQQIVLAGGSESLHDNMTLMFDAMGALSRRFNDTPKRASRPYDTQRDGFVIASGGGVLVLEALDHALARGARIHAELTGFGDCTDSAGMVTPRAAGIARAMRGALHEAGKRPDYVNTHAPSTPLGDLEELHALKEVFGAAFDRRVPAFSSTKGMTGHPLGACGAHEAIYTLLMMRDGFIAGTADIDTPEPALDGMPLVRTTREARIGTAMSVSYGFGGSCASLMFEAWQGG